From the genome of Argentina anserina chromosome 4, drPotAnse1.1, whole genome shotgun sequence, one region includes:
- the LOC126792655 gene encoding serine/threonine-protein kinase STN7, chloroplastic, which produces MVATVAAGGVSIGVTKLHPHQSKPTSQFLGNKLRIIKPSRSVKTSSNTRTVVVFASGGELIHAVHDLFLGVGVGLPCTVMECGDMIYRSTLPKSNALTLTVPGAILAMGTLSYLWATPGVAPGFFDMFVLAFVERFFRPTYKKDDFVLGKKLGEGAFGVVYKVSLANKKAKKEEALVLKKATEYGAVEIWMNERVRRACANSCADFKYGFLESSSKQGAEYWLIWRFEGEATLYDLMQSKDFPYNVETMIIGEVQDLPKGLERENRIIQTIMRQLLFALDGLHSTGIVHRDIKPQNIIFSEGSRTFKIIDLGAAADLRVGINYIPKEFLLDPRYAAPEQYIMSTQTPSAPSAPVATALSPVLWQMNLPDRFDIYSTGLIFLQMAFPGLRTDSGLIQFNRQLKRCDYDLVAWRNTVEPRAGSDLRKGFELLDLDGGIGWELLTSMVRYKPRQRISAKTALACPYFDKEGLLALSVMQSLRLQLFRYTQQDYGGAARWVTRLMARSGTKQDGGFTEAQLQELMETAPKKKSSPRRNVLASALWLQRKIVRTLNESMNELNNQRKSLWWSKWIPKEE; this is translated from the exons ATGGTCGCTACCGTCGCAGCCGGAGGAGTTAGTATCGGAGTCACCAAACTCCACCCTCACCAATCAAAGCCCACCTCCCAGTTTCTCGGGAACAAGCTCAGAATAATCAAGCCCTCTCGTTCAGTCAAAACCAGCTCAAACACTAGAACAGTGGTGGTTTTCGCTTCGGGCGGGGAGCTGATCCACGCGGTTCACGACCTGTTTTTGGGCGTTGGGGTGGGGCTGCCCTGCACCGTGATGGAGTGCGGTGATATGATCTACAGAAGCACTCTCCCCAAATCTAATGCCTTGACGCTTACGGTTCCTGGTGCCATTTTGGCTATGGGGACTCTTTCTTATCTGTGGGCCACTCCCGGTGTCGCTCCCGGGTTCTTTGACATGTTTGTGCTTGCTTTTGTTGAGAGGTTTTTCAGACCCACTTACAAGAAG GATGACTTTGTGTTGGGGAAGAAGTTGGGTGAAGGAGCTTTTGGGGTGGTGTACAAAGTTTCATTAGCTAACAAGAAGGCCAAG AAAGAGGAGGCATTGGTGCTGAAAAAGGCTACTGAATATGGTGCGGTGGAGATTTGGATGAACGAGAGGGTGCGAAGGGCGTGTGCGAACAGCTGTGCTGATTTTAAGTACGGCTTCCTTGAG AGTTCTTCAAAGCAAGGAGCTGAGTATTGGCTTATATGGCGGTTTGAAGGGGAAGCCACACTTTATGATTTGATGCAAAGCAAAGACTTTCCCTACAAT GTCGAAACCATGATAATTGGAGAAGTCCAGGACTTGCCAAAGGGTCTGGAAAGGGAAAATAGAATCATTCAAACTATAATGAGACAGCTCTTATTTGCATTGGACGGTCTTCACTCTACAGGGATTGTGCACAGGGATATAAAGCCTCAGAATATTATTTTCTCTGAAG GGTCTCGTACGTTCAAGATCATTGATCTTGGAGCTGCAGCAGATTTGAGAGTTGGCATCAACTACATTCCCAAGGAATTTCTTTTGGATCCAAG ATATGCTGCACCAGAGCAATACATCATGAGCACACAAACACCATCTGCACCGTCTGCTCCAGTGGCAACAGCACTTTCTCCAGTTCTATGGCAG ATGAACTTGCCCGATAGATTCGATATCTACAGTACCGGGCTCATTTTTCTACAAATG GCATTCCCAGGATTACGTACTGACAGCGGCCTGATTCAATTCAACCGCCAGCTTAAAAGATGTGATTATGACTTGGTTGCATGGAGGAATACAGTTGAGCCTCGAGCTGGCTCTGACCTACGAAAAGGTTTTGAGTTGTTGGATTTAGATGGTGGAATTGGATGGGAACTTCTGACATCAATGGTTCGATACAAACCAAGACAAAGAATCAGTGCAAAAACGGCTTTAGCATGTCCCTACTTTGACAAGGAAGGCCTGTTGGCACTGTCTGTCATGCAGAGTCTGAGGCTGCAACTCTTCCGGTACACACAACAAGACTATGGGGGGGCTGCCAGATGGGTTACTCGGCTAATGGCAAGATCCGGAACCAAGCAGGATGGTGGCTTCACTGAAGCTCAGCTCCAGGAGCTTATG GAAACGGCGCCTAAGAAGAAGTCTAGTCCTCGAAGAAATGTTCTTGCTTCAGCTCTCTGGCTCCAGAGGAAGATTGTGAGAACATTGAATGAGAGCATGAATGAGCTTAACAACCAAAGGAAGAGTCTCTGGTGGAGCAAGTGGATTCCCAAAGAGGAGTGA
- the LOC126791659 gene encoding small polypeptide DEVIL 4-like, which yields MKMMSSSGSKRRLSSSSSSRGLGGVLKEQRARLYIIRRCVVMLLCWHD from the coding sequence ATGAAGATGATGAGCAGCAGTGGCAGTAAGAGAAggctatcatcatcatcatcaagcaGAGGGCTTGGAGGTGTTCTCAAAGAGCAAAGAGCCAGGCTTTACATCATAAGGAGGTGTGTGGTCATGCTTCTATGCTGGCATGATTGA
- the LOC126790297 gene encoding leucoanthocyanidin reductase-like: protein MTVSPSVASANKSGRVLIIGATGFIGKFVAEASLDAGLPTYVLVRPGPSPPSKSDTIKSLKDRGAIILHGVMSDKPLMEKILKEHEIEIVISAVGGATILDQITLIEAITSVGTIKRFLPSEFGHDVDRADPVEPGLRMYLEKREVRRAIEKSGVPYTYICCNSIASWPYYDNKHPSEVVPPLDKFQIYGDGTVKAYFVDGPDIGKFTMKTVDDIRTMNKNVHFRPPSNLYDINGLASLWEKKIGRTLPRVTVTENDLLAMAAENRIPQSIVASFTHDIFIKGCQTNFPIEGPNDVDIGTLYPEESFRALDECFNDFLVKLGGRLETDKIATKNAAVIGVEPRAITLTCA, encoded by the exons ATGACGGTGTCACCTTCTGTTGCCTCTGCTAACAAGAGTGGTCGAGTCCTCATTATCGGCGCCACCGGCTTCATTGGAAAGTTCGTCGCCGAAGCTAGCCTCGACGCCGGCCTGCCCACTTATGTCCTCGTCCGACCCGGCCCCTCTCCCCCTTCCAAGTCCGACACCATCAAGTCCCTCAAAGATCGAGGCGCCATCATCTTACAT GGAGTGATGAGTGATAAGCCATTGATGGAGAAGATACTGAAAGAGCATGAGATTGAGATAGTCATATCAGCCGTGGGTGGTGCTACAATTTTAGACCAGATTACCCTAATCGAAGCCATTACTTCTGTCGGAACGATCAAG AGGTTTCTGCCGTCGGAGTTCGGTCACGACGTTGACCGGGCCGACCCGGTGGAACCGGGTCTGAGAATGTACTTGGAGAAGCGCGAGGTGAGGCGTGCGATTGAGAAGAGTGGGGTTCCATACACGTATATTTGTTGCAATTCTATTGCTTCGTGGCCCTACTACGACAACAAGCATCCTTCCGAGGTTGTTCCACCGTTGGATAAGTTCCAGATCTACGGTGATGGCACAGTCAAAG CCTACTTCGTAGACGGCCCTGATATCGGGAAATTCACAATGAAGACGGTGGACGACATCCGAACTATGAACAAAAATGTTCACTTCCGACCACCAAGCAATTTATATGATATCAACGGACTTGCTTCACTGTGGGAGAAGAAAATTGGCCGGACTCTCCCAAGAGTCACCGTAACTGAGAACGACTTACTGGCTATGGCTGCAG AGAATCGTATTCCACAAAGTATTGTTGCCTCATTCACTCATGATATCTTTATCAAAGGTTGTCAAACTAACTTCCCCATTGAAGGACCTAATGATGTTGATATTGGTACTCTCTACCCTGAAGAGTCTTTTAGGGCCTTGGATGAGTGCTTCAATGACTTTCTCGTCAAACTTGGGGGGAGGCTAGAGACTGATAAAATTGCCACCAAGAACGCAGCGGTGATCGGAGTTGAACCCAGGGCAATTACGCTTACTTGTGCCTGA
- the LOC126790296 gene encoding uncharacterized protein LOC126790296: MLVQRRVMTWRSVAKSLQALLAHALLFTFTLLLVLRLHHAARYHWWIIFSPLWLFHAVVARGRFSLPAPVPPNDRHWAPLHAVMATPLLVAFELLLCIYLENRYVLSLKIVFVPLLAFELAILFDNVRMCKALMPSDDDTMSDDVIWETLPHFWISISMVFLIAATTFTLLKINGDISALGWWDLFINFGIAQMFAFLVCTKWYNPAIHRHAHSGEACSSSVTIRYLDWNRGFVVSSEEDQEESGICSLQDIGGHIMKIPLITFQILLFMRLEGTLSGATQISIPLLFAPLLLLQGAGVLYAAYRLIEKIVLLVRSGVVSERYLVITSKVRDYFGFLRHGSRLLGWWSIDEGSREEQARLFSAGASGYNTFSPDVVKKMPRSDLVEEIWKLQAALSEQTEITKFSQQEYERLQNEKILCRVCFEEQINIVLLPCRHHVLCSSCCEKCKKCPICRVCIEQRLPIYHV, translated from the exons ATGCTGGTGCAGCGGAGAGTGATGACGTGGCGCTCCGTGGCCAAGTCTCTGCAAGCTCTTTTGGCGCATGCCTTGCTTTTCACATTCACCCTTCTCCTCGTCCTCCGCCTCCACCACGCCGCCCGCTACCACTGGTG GATCATATTTTCCCCTCTCTGGCTTTTCCATGCAGTTGTAGCAAGAGGCAGATTCTCATTACCAGCTCCTGTGCCCCCTAATGACCGCCAC TGGGCACCACTTCATGCTGTCATGGCGACCCCGTTGCTCGTAGCGTTTGAATTACTGCTTTGTATATATCTAGAGAACAGATACG TTCTAAGCTTGAAGATTGTCTTTGTGCCATTGTTGGCTTTTGAACTAGCAATTTTATTTGACAATGTCAG GATGTGTAAAGCTCTAATGCCTAGTGATGATGACACCATGAGTGACGATGTGATATGGGAAACACTTCCT CACTTCTGGATTTCTATATCTATGGTCTTCCTTATTGCCGCCACCACATTCACTCTTCTAAAGATAAATG GTGATATATCTGCTCTTGGCTGGTGGGACTTGTTTATAAACTTTGG CATTGCACAGATGTTTGCCTTTCTTGTTTGCACGAAGTGGTATAATCCAGCAATTCACAGACATGCTCACTCTGGGGAAGCATGTTCGTCTTCAGTAACCATAAGATATCTTGATTGGAATAGAGGCTTTGTAGTTTCTTCAGAAGAAGACCAAGAAGAAAGTGGAATATGTAGCCTGCAAGATATTGGTGGACATATTATGAAAATTCCTTTAATTACGTTCCAGATTCTATTGTTTATGCGGTTAGAG GGAACACTCTCTGGTGCCACTCAAATCTCAATTCCACTTCTTTTTGCTCCTCTTCTTTTACTCCAAGGAGCTGGTGTTTTATATGCTGCATATAGATTGATAGAGAAAATTGTACTTTTAGTACGTAGTGGAGTTGTATCTGAAAGATACTTGGTCATAACATCAAAAGTCCGTGATTATTTTGGCTTCCTGCGCCATGGTTCTAG GCTTCTGGGTTGGTGGTCAATAGATGAAGGAAGTAGAGAGGAACAAGCTAGACTTTTCTCTGCTGGAGCTTCAGG GTATAACACTTTTTCACCTGATGTGGTGAAGAAGATGCCTAGGTCTGACCTTGTTGAGGAG ATTTGGAAACTGCAAGCTGCACTTAGTGAGCAAACAGAAATCACGAAATTTAGCCAGCAGGAGTACGAAAGACTTCAGAAT GAAAAGATTCTATGCAGAGTATGCTTTGAAGAACAGATTAATATAGTACTCCTCCCATGCAGGCATCATGTTCTTTGCAG CTCTTGCTGTGAGAAGTGTAAAAAGTGCCCCATTTGTCGGGTCTGTATTGAACAGCGACTTCCAATATATCATGTATAA
- the LOC126790487 gene encoding SUPPRESSOR OF GAMMA RESPONSE 1: MAGTSWLVDKKRIATKIRNPSTDPGKIKWQTNPTKACPNCQYVIDNSDVSPEWPGLPKGVKFDPTDQEIIWHLLAKSGAGDMRPHPFIDAFITDFEVEDGVLCSHPKKLPGIKQDGSVSHFFHVAIKAYNTGTRKRRKIHDDDYGDIRWHKTGRTKPVILDGVQRGCKKIMVLYTSTAKGGKAEKTNWVMHQYHLGTDEDEKDGEYVVSKIYYQQQQVKQADKTDQNSPESSDPVIQSDPFTPKSVIPEPVSPAFNLVVDIPAACTEPKSVTPEPPRPERRHSNVGLGEDTHVSFTDPFLQMQLNHHDMDYFEDEVPHQYEMHACHDQHIIEILNDQAMNNDVNHTQEDPKWWDSESQNLLDSQQLVEGLSLCDDLLQSQSPTGGVHANGEPAQTKPCLADYAKLGPEDLKKDLEECQNIIIDPPNMELGTPPDFRLSQIEFESQDSILAWGGKLPE, translated from the exons ATGGCTGG GACATCTTGGTTGGTGGACAAGAAGAGAATTGCAACAAAAATCAGGAATCCATCTACTGATCCTGGAAAAATTAAATGGCAAACCAATCCAACTAAAGCTTGCCCTAACTGCCAATATGTGATTGACAACAGTGAT GTTTCTCCAGAGTGGCCAGGATTACCCAAGGGTGTGAAATTCGATCCAACTGATCAAGAGATTATATGGCACTTGCTTGCAAAATCTGGTGCAGGGGATATGAGACCCCATCCCTTCATAGATGCATTTATCACAGATTTTGAGGTTGAGGACGGAGTCTTATGTTCCCATCCAAAGAAGCTACCTG GTATCAAGCAAGATGGAAGTGTATCCCACTTCTTTCATGTAGCAATTAAGGCTTACAACACCGGAACTCGAAAGCGTCGAAAAATACATGATGATGATTATGGTGATATCCGCTGGCACAAGACTGGAAGGACTAAACCAGTGATCTTGGATGGGGTTCAGAGAGGGTGCAAGAAGATTATGGTTCTGTATACAAGCACGGCTAAAGGAGGGAAAGCTGAGAAAACCAATTGGGTCATGCATCAATATCACCTGGGAACGGATGAAGATGAGAAGGATGGGGAATATGTAGTTTCTAAAATATATTACCAGCAACAGCAAGTCAAGCAAGCTGATAAAACTGATCAAAATTCTCCTGAAAGTAGTGACCCTGTAATTCAATCTGATCCATTTACTCCCAAGTCGGTGATTCCTGAACCTGTAAGCCCTGCTTTTAATTTGGTAGTAGATATTCCTGCTGCTTGCACAGAACCCAAGTCAGTAACTCCTGAACCTCCGCGCCCGGAAAGGAGACATTCTAATGTTGGTTTGGGGGAAGATACTCATGTTTCTTTCACAGATCCCTTTCTTCAG ATGCAATTGAATCATCATGATATGGACTATTTTGAAGATGAAGTTCCTCATCAATACGAAATGCATGCCTGTCATGATCAACACATCATAGAGATTCTGAATGACCAAGCAATGAACAATGATGTAAACCATACTCAGGAAGATCCAAAGTGGTGGGACAGTGAGTCGCAGAATCTTCTGGATTCACAACAACTTGTGGAAGGCTTGTCTTTGTGTGATGATCTCCTTCAGAGCCAATCTCCAACTGGGGGTGTTCATGCAAATGGTGAACCAGCACAGACCAAACCCTGTCTTGCTGATTATGCCAAACTGGGACCAGAGGACTTAAAGAAGGATCTGGAGGAATGCCAGAATATTATCATTGATCCTCCTAATATGGAACTTGGAACACCTCCTGATTTCCGACTTAGCCAGATC GAATTTGAATCACAGGACAGTATCCTTGCTTGGGGTGGTAAACTGCCCGAGTGA